The genomic interval CGACAAAAATTCAAATAAAATCATTGATTCTGTAAAACGTGTCCCTATATCTGTAAGTAGTGTTAGACAAATTTTACCTGGCCTTGAGTACAATACCCCCCCTTCTCAGGATAAAATGTATCCTATTCATCTATCTAGGGAGAATTTTATTGATTTTATATATAGGTGCGAAAAAGGAAAACCTGTATATAAAGCATTATATGGAAATATTATTGGTCTAAGCCCTTTATTAGCAAGAGAAATATGCTTCAGAGCTAACTTAGAAGTAGATTTAATAGTAGGAGAATTAGATAATACAAAAATTGAGAGTCTTTATATCTCTTTTGAAAAATTTTATGAAAATATAATTAAAAAAGTATATTCACCAACGGTAATACTGGATGAGAATGAAAGTGAAATTATAGGCTTCTCAACCATAGATATACTACAATATGGTAAGCTTCCAAAAAAACATTACTCTTCTATAAATGAATTGTTAGAGGATTTCTATATTACAAGAGATAAAATAGACAGAATTAAACATAAGTCCATTGACTTGAGAAAATCCGTTTCCGTAAAGCTTGATAGAGCTCTTAATAAATTTGCGAAACAAAAAGAAGAGCTCTTGGAAGCAGAAGAAAGAGAAATATTTAAGATATATGGTGATTTGTTGACTGCAAATCTTCATAAGATTGAAAAAAAACAAACTTCAGTTGTTTTGGAAAACTTTTATAGTGAGAACTTAGATAAGATTAAAATAGCGTTAGATCCTAGGTTATCACCTATTCAAAATGCTCAAAGATATTATAAAAAATATAATAAACTAAAAAACGCATATCATCTTGTTAGTGAACAAATCATAAAAACACAAGAAGAAATAGATTATTTAGAAAATATACTAATTAGCCTTGAAAACTGCACAGAACTTAGCGAATTAGAGGAAATAAGAGAAGAGCTGATTAGTGAAGGCTATATAAAAAAATCTTCATCAAAAATAAAAAAGAAAGAAAAAGAAATATCCTCCATTCCACTTCATTTTATTTCTTCGGATGGATATGATATTTTTGTTGGAAAAAATAATAAGCAGAATGATTATCTTACCTTGAAACTTTCTAATAAAGATGATATATGGATGCATACTAAAAATATACCTGGCTCTCATGTAATTATTAAAAATAAGAATAATCAGATTCCCGAAACCACCATATTAGAGGCAGCAATACTCGCAGCCTACTATAGTAAGGCTAGGTTATCTAGTAATGTGCCAGTAGATTATACCGAAAGAAAAAATGTCAAGAAACCTAATGGCGCCAAGCCAGGTATGGTTATATATGATTATTATAATACGGTCTATGTAACGCCTGAGAAAACTTTAATAAATAATTTTGTCAAATCAAAATAATAACCAAAACTAGACTCCAGCATAAAGTAGTGCTGGAGTTTATTGTTTCTCTATAAAACCTTTCTTATAACGAATAAGAAAGGTCTACTTTGCAGTCCTTATAATCAAGAACTCGTTATAACCTCAATGAGTTTTAAGCAGACTGCCGAAATCTTTGATTTCGTGCAAGTCGCTTATGCAAATGCTCAATAAAAGTTTCCTTAGTTTATAACGTTTCGATAGAAACTTTTACTTCAATGTATTTATCAATACTTGGTTTAGACCATCAGTTTCATGAAAGTTTACGCTAATAACCTCATTTCGTGAAGTAGGAACATTTTTTCCCACAAAATCTGCCCTTATAGGAAGTTCTCTATGCCCTCTATCAATTAATATGGCTAATTGAATTTTCTGTGGTCTACCTTTGTCAATCAAGGCATCAAGTGCTGCCCTTACAGTTCTGCCCGTAAATAAAACATCATCAACTAAAACAACTATCTTATTAGTTATATCACAGCTAAATTCTTCTGACTTTACTATTGGCACTTGATCTATTTCTGTCAAATCATCTCTATACAGCGTAATATCTAAGATTTGAACAGGTACATCCTTATTTTCAATCTGCTTAATTTTCTCTGCAATCTTATTAGCAAATGGTACTCCTCTGGTCTTTATACCTACTAGTATTAAATCATCTACAATTTTATTTTTTTCAAGTATTTCGTGAGCTATTCTAGTAATAGCCCTATTTATTGCATTTTCATCCATGATAATGGCTTTTGTATTCATCCTAATTCCTCCTATATTATTTCTTAAAACTTTTATTAATATAAAAATTAAAGAAACTTATTAACTATAATAGTTAAATTTAAAAATACTTAGTATATTTTGAATATTGCTTTTCTTGAACTATTTATCCCTTAACATATTTAATATTTTAGTAAAGTGTTCGGGCAGTGAAGAGTCAAACTCCAAGTACTCACCAGTTCTAGGATGGATAAAGCCTAAAGTTTTAGCATGTAGAAGTTGTCCATTAGTATTAAATCTTTGATTTTTACCTCCATAAACAGGATCGCCAGTTACTGCATGATTGATAAAAGACATATGTACCCTTATTTGATGTGTTCTACCTGTTTCAAGCTTTGCCTCAATTAATGTATATTGGCCAAATCTTTCTAAAACCCTAAAATGAGTTACTGCCTCTCTACTGTTTACATCTGTTACTGTCATCTTTTTTCTATCTATTGGATGCCTTCCTATTGGCGCATCAATTGTTCCCATGTCCTCTTTAATGTTACCATCTACAAGTGCATTATATATTCTATTTATGGTATGAGCCTTTAACTGCTTTGATAATTCCTCATGGGCAAAATTATTTTTTGCGACCATTAGCAATCCTGAAGTATCTTTATCTATTCTGTGTACAATGCCTGGTCTAATTATGCCATTAATACTAGATAAATTACCTAAATGATACAATAATGCATTTACTAGTGTACCATTATAATTACCAGGGGCAGGATGTACTACCATGCCTTGAGGTTTATTAACTATTGCTATATCTTTGTCTTCGTAGACTATATCTATAGGTATATTTTCTGGCTCTATTTCTAACTCTTTAGGCTCAGGAAGATAGACTTGTATATGGTCCCCTTCTAATACTATATACCTT from Proteiniborus sp. DW1 carries:
- a CDS encoding NFACT RNA binding domain-containing protein, which translates into the protein MSFDGIVMSSLVYELANLLVNGRIEKVHQPENDEIILNIRKDSKNYKLLISASSSNPRIYVTNNTKANPNTPPMFCMLLRKHIQSGKILDIYQYSLDRVLCIDIQSLDELGVLSTKTLIIEIMGKHSNIILIDKNSNKIIDSVKRVPISVSSVRQILPGLEYNTPPSQDKMYPIHLSRENFIDFIYRCEKGKPVYKALYGNIIGLSPLLAREICFRANLEVDLIVGELDNTKIESLYISFEKFYENIIKKVYSPTVILDENESEIIGFSTIDILQYGKLPKKHYSSINELLEDFYITRDKIDRIKHKSIDLRKSVSVKLDRALNKFAKQKEELLEAEEREIFKIYGDLLTANLHKIEKKQTSVVLENFYSENLDKIKIALDPRLSPIQNAQRYYKKYNKLKNAYHLVSEQIIKTQEEIDYLENILISLENCTELSELEEIREELISEGYIKKSSSKIKKKEKEISSIPLHFISSDGYDIFVGKNNKQNDYLTLKLSNKDDIWMHTKNIPGSHVIIKNKNNQIPETTILEAAILAAYYSKARLSSNVPVDYTERKNVKKPNGAKPGMVIYDYYNTVYVTPEKTLINNFVKSK
- a CDS encoding RluA family pseudouridine synthase, yielding MELLEIFVDEDDNERLDLYLAHELDDISRSYIQKLIKEGLVKVNNKVVKARYIVLEGDHIQVYLPEPKELEIEPENIPIDIVYEDKDIAIVNKPQGMVVHPAPGNYNGTLVNALLYHLGNLSSINGIIRPGIVHRIDKDTSGLLMVAKNNFAHEELSKQLKAHTINRIYNALVDGNIKEDMGTIDAPIGRHPIDRKKMTVTDVNSREAVTHFRVLERFGQYTLIEAKLETGRTHQIRVHMSFINHAVTGDPVYGGKNQRFNTNGQLLHAKTLGFIHPRTGEYLEFDSSLPEHFTKILNMLRDK
- the pyrR gene encoding bifunctional pyr operon transcriptional regulator/uracil phosphoribosyltransferase PyrR, translating into MNTKAIIMDENAINRAITRIAHEILEKNKIVDDLILVGIKTRGVPFANKIAEKIKQIENKDVPVQILDITLYRDDLTEIDQVPIVKSEEFSCDITNKIVVLVDDVLFTGRTVRAALDALIDKGRPQKIQLAILIDRGHRELPIRADFVGKNVPTSRNEVISVNFHETDGLNQVLINTLK